The Glycine max cultivar Williams 82 chromosome 17, Glycine_max_v4.0, whole genome shotgun sequence genome contains the following window.
ATTGTAGTCCTTTCTGTTGCATTAGACATTTGGTGTGTCTTTTTCAGGATTGCTGTCTACAAGGCAATTTATAGACTGTTTGGAGGGTTTGTTGCAGATGTAGTTGCTGCAATTGATCAGGTATACAAGTATATCATATTTATACATTGACTTGAGAATTCATGAAATAGTCCTTACCTCACCCCCCACAACCACTCAAAGTACTTACTCTCTCACCTAGGCAATTTGTTTACACTAGATTGCTTATGAGTGGATATTATTGCAGCAGCACTTTTTCTTTTGCTGTAAATCTCAGCATTCAACATAAAATTCAACAATTTGTCTCGATAATTTGTCACggtcttatattttttactgcTGGTATTCTATCTCAAAATttctaatttacaaaatttgagtGTCTACAGGCTGTATATGATGGAGTGGATATACTCAACCTTTCAGTTGGACCCGACAGTCCTCCAGCAGCCACCAAAACTACATTTTTGAACCCTTTTGATGCCACACTTCTTGGAGCCGTGAAAGCTGGTGTATTTGTTGCACAGGCTGCTGGAAATCATGGTCCTCTTCCTAAGACATTGGTTTCATATAGTCCATGGATAGCATCTGTAGCAGCTGCAATTGATGATCGtagatataaaaatcatttgatCCTTGGAAATGGAAAAACCTTAGCAGGAATTGGGTTATCACGTGAGTTTTCCAACTTTTGACTATATTTTCTTCAGATATAATTGTAATGGATTGCCGTTGAGACTTGGGAGATATAATGTGGAatattttggatgaaattttctTTGTCGTTGATGAGAACATGAAAATAAGTTTCCCCTTCCCAAATaggtaaagaaataaaatgtaaacaaaaacacattttcCAGTAGAACACATCTTTTACCAGTTACTGCTTCACTTTAACTTTGTTTTCTTGGGTAGCactaaaaatagaattaaaaaaaaaacaagataaaattgTCATACTGGGACTAAGGTATGACATATTCTTCCATATTTTCATTTACTATAGTTGGAAAAATGCATTTACTATCTTTAATAGGGTCAAGTTAGAGTAGtagtcaaaataaaaaagtttggcATTACTCCAATGAAGTTTGGTTTATTAAATATGTATCAGatatgttgattttgtttttttatttttattttattagcatcCAATTTAGGTGGTTCAATGCATTTTAGTGAGACAAGTCTCATCCCATAAGTAATTAATACGTGCAACACGTTCTGTTATTTGGcttgcaaattattttttatttgaagctGACTATCTGAAATATTAAGCTCTGACTACTTAATGCTATGAAATGTTGGCAAACTGGTATACATATTGACTACCTTCACCAGTTACGTTTGTTTTGTTATATTGGGGTTTGGTAATGAATTATGTTGGTTGCAAATCAAAATTCATGAGTTCTTCCTCAAGCAATAAAGTCTCTTCAGTGTTTTGTAAATTCAAGCTTACATGGTAAAGCAAATATATGGATGTTAGTTCCCCTTGTATACTTTATATACTCACTATTCAAACTGTATTGCTAAAATATGCATAATGGCTTGTACAGCTTCCACACATTTAAACGAAACATACACATTGGTTGCCGCAAATGATGTGTTGCTAGATTCTTCACTTATGAAGTATAGCCCCACGGATTGCCAGAGACCAGAACttttaaataagaatttaataaaGGGAAATATTCTTCTCTGTGGATATTCCTTCAACTTTGTTGTTGGCACTGCATCGATCAAGAAAGTCTCAGAAACAGCAAAGGCCCTTGGTGCAGTTGGATTTGTTCTTTGTGTTGAAAACATTTCCCTAGGAACAAAATTTAATCCAGTTCCTGTTGGCCTTCCTGGGATTCTCATCATAGATGTCAGCAATTCAAAGGTAATCAGACTCATCTGTACTGGTGTATCTATGTAGAGGTAGATGTTTGAAGCTAAATCCATTTTCTCTTGGCCCTTAATTTTTTGGCTGAATTGCAGTTTTGGTCCTCCTAGTTTTCcaaattcatgattttggtccccttgttttttaattgtaacatttggtcccctagttttataaatttgtgattttggtcccttgatagattattaactaataattgcAAATATTAGagagattaaattaattataaattaaataaaaattattaatcattaaaatttttttaataaaagactaTTAATCCTAATGTGGTGTTACTATCAATGAAGTCGCGTGTGACAGTGGAGGTTGAAGAGGTGTTTGTGGAGAAGAGGAGGAGCATGGTGCTGTGAAAAATTaggattagtgaattttttattcaattttttaataattaatggtcttgattaatttataattaacttaataactcagttaatcaaatttatttgttaataatctaTCAAGAGGACCAAAATCACCAATTTATGAGACTAGGGGACCaaaatgttacaattaaaatCAAGGGGGACCAAAATCATGGATTTGAGAAACTAGGGGGACCAAAATTGCAATTTAGCCTATTTTTTTTCCAGAGACAAGTACTTATCTCAGTTATCTCTCCCTGTTCTACATTTCCatctataattcttttttgtgTTTATGATCATAAGTATGCACTATGTATCATGTGATTTAATACTttcaaattgttatttttcaGGAACTGATAGATTATTATAATATCACTACACCAAGAGACTGGACTGGGCGTGTAAAGAGTTTCGAAGGTAAAGGTAAAATCGGTGATGGTTTGATGCCTATTCTGCATAAATCTGCACCACAGGTAGCATTATTCTCTGCTCGAGGGCCAAATATAAAGGACTTCAGCTTCCAAGAGGCAGATCTTCTCAAACCAGATATATTAGCTCCTGGTTCATTGATTTGGGCTGCTTGGTGTCCAAATGGAACTGATGAGCCAAATTATGTTGGTAAGTAATGGCTTGACTAAATTGTCTTCTTTGTTGTTACTTGAAAACTTCTACCTACAATTATACATTTCAACCTCATGACCTGGGCTTAAGCTCATATGGGTTGGTGAGGTGTGGGGTCTGAGGTTCAATTCCAAAGTTCTCACAAAAATAAAGATCTTTGAACTTGAATTTGTTTGGAGCAAGTGGTTGGTTGGAGATaaccaatttgtttttttttttcttttcttttgttcttgtgGATAGTATGAGAAATTCATCAATCACTGACACAAGACAAGATAACCAACTAGACTAGAGACCGTCTTGCTAGAACAAAGTGGACATGTAAATTGTATAATAAAACCTGTCAAACTAGGAATATTAGATACAGATGTTTAGGGTTTCTCTTTGTTTTGAgcttacatataaataaatttaactccTAGTAATTGATGTTCTAAATTATGGGAAAATGTGTTAAGGATTCTCtcatattattaaaagaataattgcTTGATTAAGGACGCGAGGGAGGAAGGTAGAAGAAAACTTACtaatatatttacataattGATTCATTTTAAGCTATTTTGCTTGTGCAGGTGAAGCGTTTGCCATGATATCTGGAACCAGCATGGCTGCACCACATATAGCTGGAATTGCTGCTCTTATAAAGCAGAAGCATCCTCATTGGAGCCCTGCAGCCATTAAATCAGCTTTGATGACTACATCAACGACTCTAGACAGAGCAGGGGATCCTCTTCTAGCCCAGCAAACTTCTGAATCAGAAGCTATGAGGCTGGTCAAAGCTACTCCTTTTGATTATGGGAGTGGTCATGTTGATCCAACTGCTGCATTGGACCCTGGGCTCATCTTTGATGCAGGTTTGGTTTCT
Protein-coding sequences here:
- the LOC100776104 gene encoding subtilisin-like protease SBT2.5, giving the protein MRLLEFGCVLIVLSALLVSGDAEVYIVTVEGEPIISYTGGIDGFKATAVESDEEIDTTSELVTSYARHLEKKHDMLLGLLFEEGTYQKLYSYRHLINGFAVHISPEQAETLRHAPGVKSVERDWKVKRLTTHTPQFLGLPTGVWPTGGGFDRAGEDIVIGLVDTGIYPQHPSFATHNSEPYGPVPKYRGKCEADPETKRSYCNGKIVGAQHFAHAAIAAGSFNPSIDFASPLDGDGHGSHTASIAAGNNGIPVRMNGHEFGRASGMAPRARIAVYKAIYRLFGGFVADVVAAIDQAVYDGVDILNLSVGPDSPPAATKTTFLNPFDATLLGAVKAGVFVAQAAGNHGPLPKTLVSYSPWIASVAAAIDDRRYKNHLILGNGKTLAGIGLSPSTHLNETYTLVAANDVLLDSSLMKYSPTDCQRPELLNKNLIKGNILLCGYSFNFVVGTASIKKVSETAKALGAVGFVLCVENISLGTKFNPVPVGLPGILIIDVSNSKELIDYYNITTPRDWTGRVKSFEGKGKIGDGLMPILHKSAPQVALFSARGPNIKDFSFQEADLLKPDILAPGSLIWAAWCPNGTDEPNYVGEAFAMISGTSMAAPHIAGIAALIKQKHPHWSPAAIKSALMTTSTTLDRAGDPLLAQQTSESEAMRLVKATPFDYGSGHVDPTAALDPGLIFDAGYEDYIGFLCTTPSIDVHEIRNYTHTPCNTSMGKPSNLNTPSITISHLVRTQVVTRTVTNVAEEETYVITARMEPAVAIEVNPPAMTIKAGASRQFLVSLTVRSVTGRYSFGEVLMKGSRGHKVRIPVLANGYRR